A region from the Dehalococcoides mccartyi CG5 genome encodes:
- a CDS encoding Cof-type HAD-IIB family hydrolase — MPDFQLAVIDVDGTLINKQGKISAADKEAIGKARDKGILVALSTGRVVPACTYLLEELGLDGFHIFCDGALVYNPATAQTCYSQPLCQGPLLSAIEFVREHNIYLELYTILDYYVEYENWSAKMHREFFRISPTVTDFKKVALTQDVQKIELMVHDQTERRGAELFMSRFEDDFHFSIARAPAYPEVEFVNIVSPGISKGRALEKMAAQMGISLRNVIAFGDGSNDLPLFRAAGFGVAMGNARAELKEIADYVTLDVEESGLAAAFNKFLI, encoded by the coding sequence TTGCCGGACTTTCAGTTAGCGGTTATAGATGTAGACGGAACCCTGATAAATAAACAGGGCAAAATATCAGCGGCAGATAAAGAGGCTATTGGCAAAGCCAGAGACAAAGGAATTTTGGTTGCCCTTTCAACCGGCAGGGTTGTACCTGCCTGCACGTATCTACTGGAAGAACTGGGTCTGGACGGCTTTCATATATTCTGTGACGGGGCTTTGGTTTACAACCCTGCTACCGCCCAGACCTGCTATTCCCAGCCTCTTTGCCAAGGGCCGCTTCTTTCGGCTATTGAGTTTGTGCGGGAACACAATATTTATCTGGAGCTTTATACTATACTGGACTACTACGTAGAGTACGAAAACTGGTCTGCCAAGATGCATCGCGAATTTTTTCGTATTTCTCCTACCGTTACTGATTTTAAAAAAGTAGCCCTGACGCAGGACGTGCAGAAAATAGAACTGATGGTGCATGACCAGACGGAACGCAGGGGGGCGGAACTCTTCATGTCCCGTTTTGAAGATGATTTCCATTTCTCTATTGCCCGTGCTCCGGCTTACCCTGAGGTGGAGTTTGTAAATATTGTCAGTCCGGGTATCTCCAAAGGCAGGGCACTGGAAAAAATGGCTGCCCAGATGGGTATCTCACTAAGGAATGTTATTGCGTTCGGGGACGGAAGCAACGATTTGCCCTTATTCAGGGCGGCAGGTTTCGGAGTGGCTATGGGCAACGCCAGAGCCGAACTTAAAGAAATAGCGGATTACGTTACCTTAGACGTAGAAGAAAGCGGCCTTGCAGCCGCTTTCAATAAGTTTCTTATTTAA
- the acs gene encoding acetate--CoA ligase produces MSTEEKKFDTQNLPTKTYFWPLKRYQDLYNSSLSDPEAFWAKHSDVLSWEKPWERVLDWNPPYARWFVGGKLNMSYQCVDRHAKSWRKSKVAIYWEGENGDTQTISYSDLYENVNRYASVLKKLGIGKGDKVTVYLPMIPEMVYILLACNRVGAVHNVIFSGFSSQSIADRVNDSGSKMIVTASGGHRRGKILPLKEIVDEAVKSTPTIEHVLVIKYTGHEVVMDPTKDVWAHDLLKDADKYVAPEAMESTDPLFILYTSGTTGKPKGILHGTGGYGVWACNTLKWAFKPTDESVFWCTADVGWITGHTYVVYAPLALGLTQVIYEGAPDYPSVDRWWEIIDKYGVSIFYTSPTAIRMFMRHGEELPAKHDLSTLEMLGSVGEPINPEAWEWYYKNIGHENCPISDTWWQTETGGFMITPCPGIQSFPLKPGSATLPLPGVDPVVVDAEGKILPANETGFIAIRKPWPGIMLGVYNGDELYKKTYWSRFPGWYCPGDFSMKDSDGYLWLLGRADEVIKVAGHRISTAELEHALVGHSSVAEAAVASRPDEVKGEAIVVFVTLKKNVEASAEVKRELTHHLRSAIGTIATPEEIIFVEKLPKTRSGKIMRRLLKAVANEVPIGDTTTLDDETSVNEARAAFDELLAARKHHKH; encoded by the coding sequence ATGAGTACCGAAGAAAAGAAGTTTGACACGCAAAATCTGCCTACCAAGACCTATTTCTGGCCACTTAAAAGATACCAGGATCTATACAACAGCTCGCTATCTGACCCTGAGGCTTTCTGGGCAAAACACTCAGATGTGCTTTCATGGGAAAAGCCATGGGAAAGAGTACTGGACTGGAATCCGCCTTATGCCCGCTGGTTTGTAGGCGGCAAGCTGAATATGTCTTACCAATGCGTAGACCGCCATGCCAAAAGCTGGCGTAAAAGCAAGGTAGCTATCTACTGGGAGGGTGAAAACGGGGATACCCAAACTATCAGCTATTCGGACCTTTACGAAAACGTAAACCGCTATGCCTCTGTACTGAAAAAGCTGGGCATAGGCAAGGGAGACAAAGTAACCGTCTACCTGCCCATGATACCTGAAATGGTCTATATCCTGCTGGCCTGCAACCGGGTTGGGGCCGTCCACAACGTAATATTTTCAGGTTTTTCTTCCCAGTCTATTGCAGACAGGGTGAATGACTCCGGTTCAAAAATGATTGTAACCGCCAGCGGCGGCCACCGCCGCGGTAAAATACTGCCGCTCAAGGAAATAGTAGATGAGGCAGTCAAATCCACCCCTACTATTGAACATGTACTGGTTATTAAATATACCGGCCATGAAGTGGTTATGGACCCCACCAAAGATGTGTGGGCACATGATTTGCTTAAAGATGCCGATAAATATGTAGCTCCTGAAGCCATGGAATCTACCGACCCGCTCTTTATCCTGTACACTTCAGGTACTACCGGCAAACCAAAGGGCATTCTGCATGGTACGGGCGGTTACGGTGTCTGGGCATGCAATACCTTAAAATGGGCTTTCAAACCCACTGATGAATCAGTCTTCTGGTGCACAGCAGACGTAGGCTGGATTACCGGGCACACTTACGTAGTATATGCCCCGCTGGCTCTGGGTCTGACTCAGGTTATCTACGAAGGTGCACCGGACTATCCTTCGGTTGACCGCTGGTGGGAGATTATTGATAAATACGGGGTAAGCATATTCTATACCTCACCTACCGCCATACGCATGTTTATGCGCCACGGCGAGGAACTGCCTGCCAAACATGACCTTAGCACCCTTGAGATGCTGGGAAGCGTAGGCGAACCCATCAACCCTGAGGCATGGGAATGGTACTACAAGAATATAGGCCATGAGAACTGCCCTATTTCTGATACATGGTGGCAGACCGAAACAGGCGGTTTTATGATTACCCCCTGTCCGGGTATCCAGTCCTTCCCGTTAAAACCGGGCTCGGCCACTTTGCCTCTGCCGGGTGTTGATCCTGTAGTGGTAGATGCTGAAGGTAAAATACTGCCGGCTAATGAGACCGGTTTTATTGCTATCCGCAAACCATGGCCGGGCATAATGCTGGGCGTATATAACGGAGATGAACTTTACAAAAAGACCTACTGGAGCCGTTTCCCCGGCTGGTATTGTCCGGGTGACTTCTCCATGAAAGATTCAGACGGCTATCTCTGGCTTTTGGGACGGGCTGACGAAGTTATCAAAGTAGCCGGACACCGCATAAGCACCGCCGAACTGGAGCATGCACTGGTAGGCCACAGTTCAGTTGCCGAAGCGGCAGTAGCTTCACGCCCTGACGAAGTAAAGGGCGAGGCCATTGTGGTTTTCGTCACCCTGAAGAAAAACGTGGAAGCCTCTGCAGAGGTAAAAAGAGAACTCACCCACCATCTCCGCTCGGCTATCGGCACTATTGCCACTCCGGAGGAGATTATCTTCGTAGAGAAACTGCCCAAAACCCGTTCGGGCAAGATTATGCGCCGCCTGCTGAAGGCTGTTGCCAACGAAGTACCTATCGGTGATACCACTACCCTTGACGATGAAACTTCGGTCAATGAAGCCAGAGCGGCTTTCGACGAACTGCTGGCGGCACGCAAACACCACAAACACTAG
- a CDS encoding stage II sporulation protein M, translating into MNYKKWLILAAAIFTAGIVTGIFAPVDFIEDQLTGLEDTASALEGFSSLGIFLVILLKNMLVFLLAFVFSPFLLIYPLGSLFLNGWILSAVGLIVAKEESLLAVIAGILPHGIFELSAFVIAQAAALSFGTMAIRAVFSRDARSQLNANFRLNLRYLGIGMVLLVPAAAIETFITPFLLDKALGI; encoded by the coding sequence ATGAATTATAAAAAATGGCTTATTCTGGCGGCGGCTATATTTACTGCCGGCATAGTTACAGGTATTTTTGCTCCGGTGGATTTTATTGAAGACCAACTAACCGGGTTGGAAGACACGGCAAGTGCTTTAGAGGGATTTTCCAGTCTGGGGATTTTCCTTGTTATACTCCTCAAAAATATGCTTGTTTTTCTTCTGGCCTTCGTGTTTTCGCCTTTTTTGCTCATTTACCCGCTGGGGTCTCTTTTTCTGAACGGCTGGATACTTTCAGCGGTGGGGCTTATAGTTGCCAAAGAAGAGTCTCTGCTGGCGGTGATAGCCGGCATACTTCCCCATGGAATATTTGAGCTGAGTGCTTTTGTAATCGCCCAAGCGGCAGCCCTCAGCTTCGGGACTATGGCCATCCGTGCAGTATTCAGCCGTGATGCCCGGTCACAGCTTAATGCCAATTTCCGCCTGAATCTGCGTTATTTGGGTATAGGTATGGTTCTGCTGGTCCCGGCGGCGGCTATAGAGACTTTTATTACCCCGTTTTTGCTTGACAAAGCTCTGGGTATCTGA
- the uvrC gene encoding excinuclease ABC subunit UvrC, whose product MPNETLQNQIASLPENPGVYLMKNAQGEIIYVGKAAVLKDRVKSYFVPPSRLTPKTCQLVSQINELEYLITGSEQEALILELNLIKRHRPYFNVRLKDDKGFPYLKITLNEKWPRIYITRSMADDGGRYFGPFANTRSVRHTLQVLKELFRFRSCNRTEPEKRSRPCLEYDIHQCLSPCTGKISKSDYDHLISQAILFLEGKQDQVLKLLIRLMNEASARLDYETAALRRDQIASIKEVIEGQQLAARVTGEQDAIAFAQEGDLSMVQVFFIRRGKLIGRESFCLQGTREEKPGDILSEFAKQFYHSSTQIPPKIVTQYPVSDREILEKWLSQRRGDKVHITVGLRGQPKELINIVAENAREQLKQARIKNLSSSVTLTDALAELQTALGLSLPPQRIEGYDISNIQGTNAVGSMVVFENGKPQKAHYRRFRIKTVKGADDFSMLKEVISRRFGRVHREDAGESFARLPSLMLIDGGKGQLSSVKETLDKLGLEGQAVIGLAKEFEEIYLPHKSEPIRLAANSPALQLLQRVRDEAHRFALGYHLHIRQKSGLTSALDGIPGVGPSRRRLLIKTFGSVAGIRQASFDELSQVKGINQALAISIKELL is encoded by the coding sequence ATGCCAAACGAAACCCTGCAAAACCAGATAGCCAGTTTACCCGAAAACCCCGGCGTTTACCTGATGAAAAACGCTCAGGGTGAAATCATTTACGTGGGCAAAGCCGCGGTTTTGAAAGACAGGGTCAAGTCATATTTTGTGCCGCCTTCCCGCCTTACCCCCAAAACCTGCCAGCTGGTCAGCCAGATAAATGAGCTGGAGTACCTGATAACCGGGTCGGAACAGGAAGCTCTGATACTGGAACTGAACCTGATTAAAAGGCATCGCCCTTATTTCAATGTCCGCTTGAAGGACGACAAAGGTTTTCCGTATCTGAAAATAACCTTGAATGAAAAATGGCCGCGTATATATATAACCCGCAGTATGGCAGATGACGGGGGCAGGTATTTCGGCCCGTTTGCCAATACCCGTTCCGTCCGCCATACCCTGCAGGTACTAAAAGAGCTTTTCCGTTTCCGCTCGTGCAACCGCACCGAACCTGAAAAACGCAGCCGCCCCTGTCTGGAATACGATATTCATCAATGTCTTTCCCCATGCACCGGTAAAATCAGCAAAAGTGATTATGACCATCTTATCTCACAAGCCATACTCTTTCTGGAGGGTAAACAAGACCAGGTACTGAAACTACTGATCAGACTTATGAACGAAGCCTCCGCAAGGCTGGATTATGAAACCGCCGCTCTTCGCCGTGACCAGATAGCATCTATAAAAGAGGTGATTGAAGGTCAGCAACTGGCCGCCAGAGTAACCGGGGAACAGGACGCCATTGCCTTTGCTCAGGAAGGAGACCTGTCTATGGTGCAGGTTTTCTTTATCCGCCGGGGAAAGCTTATCGGGAGGGAGAGCTTCTGCTTGCAGGGTACGCGCGAAGAAAAACCCGGTGATATCCTTTCGGAATTCGCCAAACAGTTTTACCACTCCTCCACCCAGATACCGCCCAAAATAGTTACCCAGTACCCGGTTTCTGACCGTGAAATACTGGAAAAGTGGCTATCCCAAAGGCGGGGAGATAAAGTCCACATAACGGTCGGACTGCGCGGCCAGCCCAAAGAGCTTATAAACATAGTGGCTGAAAATGCCCGCGAACAGCTTAAACAGGCGCGTATAAAAAACCTGTCGTCATCTGTTACCCTGACAGACGCACTGGCAGAACTGCAAACTGCACTGGGGCTTTCCTTGCCGCCACAGAGGATAGAAGGCTACGATATATCCAACATACAGGGTACCAATGCTGTGGGCAGTATGGTAGTTTTTGAAAACGGCAAACCCCAGAAAGCACATTACCGCCGTTTCCGCATCAAGACAGTAAAGGGTGCGGATGATTTTTCCATGCTCAAAGAGGTTATCAGCCGCCGTTTCGGAAGGGTACATAGGGAAGATGCCGGCGAAAGTTTTGCCCGCTTGCCCTCGCTCATGCTGATAGACGGCGGTAAAGGGCAGTTAAGCTCTGTCAAGGAGACACTGGATAAACTGGGGCTGGAAGGACAGGCAGTGATAGGTCTGGCTAAGGAATTTGAAGAAATTTACCTGCCGCACAAGTCCGAACCTATCAGACTGGCCGCCAATTCCCCTGCCCTTCAACTCCTTCAGCGAGTAAGGGACGAAGCCCACCGCTTTGCCTTGGGGTACCACCTCCATATCCGCCAGAAATCCGGTCTTACTTCGGCTCTGGACGGGATACCCGGTGTCGGCCCAAGCCGCCGCCGTTTACTTATCAAAACATTCGGTTCGGTAGCCGGTATCCGTCAGGCCAGCTTTGATGAGCTTTCACAGGTAAAAGGCATAAATCAGGCACTTGCCATATCCATCAAAGAATTGCTCTAA
- the prfA gene encoding peptide chain release factor 1: MLERLENCEKRFIEIEEEISKPEVINDARLVRTLAQERADLQDKVEMYRRYKTMAKELEEAKNLLESEKDEDMRGMVRGEIENLEKSLTDLYEQMTFELLPKDPNDDKSIIMEIRAGTGGDEAGLFASDLYKMYIRYALLKNWKTEVIDINGNVAGIIKEVVFEVNGKGAFSRLKYERGVHRVQRVPQTEASGRIHTSTATVAVLPQVEEVDIDINMDEVRVDIFHSSGAGGQNVQKVATAIRLTHMPTGLVVCCQDERSQLKNKNKAFAVLRARLMELEQSKVDEERTESRRAQVGQADRSEKIRTYNFPQDRLTDHRIGLTAHNLPHILEGYLDEIIDTLATHEQTELLKGED; this comes from the coding sequence ATGCTTGAAAGATTAGAAAACTGCGAAAAACGCTTCATAGAAATTGAAGAGGAAATAAGCAAACCGGAAGTCATAAACGATGCCCGGCTGGTGCGTACACTTGCCCAAGAGCGGGCTGATCTGCAGGATAAAGTGGAAATGTACCGCCGTTACAAGACAATGGCCAAAGAGCTTGAGGAAGCCAAAAACCTGCTTGAGAGTGAAAAGGACGAAGACATGCGGGGAATGGTTCGCGGAGAGATTGAAAACCTCGAAAAATCCCTGACAGACCTTTACGAACAGATGACCTTTGAACTTCTGCCTAAAGACCCCAACGATGACAAGAGTATTATTATGGAGATACGGGCAGGCACAGGCGGTGACGAGGCAGGTTTGTTTGCCTCTGACCTTTACAAAATGTATATACGCTATGCCCTGCTCAAAAACTGGAAGACTGAAGTCATTGATATAAACGGTAACGTAGCCGGCATTATAAAAGAAGTAGTTTTTGAGGTAAATGGCAAAGGGGCTTTCAGCCGCCTGAAATACGAACGGGGTGTCCACCGGGTACAGCGCGTCCCCCAGACAGAAGCATCCGGCCGTATCCATACTTCTACCGCCACCGTAGCCGTGCTCCCTCAGGTAGAGGAAGTAGACATAGATATAAATATGGATGAAGTACGGGTGGATATTTTCCACTCCAGCGGTGCCGGCGGACAGAACGTTCAAAAAGTGGCTACCGCTATCCGCCTTACCCATATGCCCACAGGTCTGGTAGTCTGCTGTCAGGACGAACGCTCCCAGTTAAAAAACAAGAATAAAGCCTTTGCCGTACTTCGGGCCAGACTGATGGAACTGGAACAAAGCAAGGTTGATGAGGAACGGACCGAGAGCCGCCGTGCCCAAGTGGGACAGGCAGACCGCAGTGAAAAGATACGCACTTACAACTTCCCGCAGGACCGCCTGACTGACCACCGTATAGGCCTTACCGCCCATAACCTGCCCCACATACTGGAAGGCTATCTGGACGAAATTATTGACACCTTAGCCACCCATGAGCAAACTGAACTCCTCAAAGGCGAGGACTAA
- a CDS encoding GNAT family N-acetyltransferase, with product MLEIRTQTPEDANMVATLTEATKSPILGVLFKKLEEEDLTTFNEVAVWDGKIVGKAVAVKAEIDSKEAPAPVVYLMPLVVMPEYVRRGIALVLVRKILEECKTLGTGALLAHGNPEFFKHLDFLPAELFGIGDTTGEVTDKLMAKEITEGYLAEKGGNLKLPF from the coding sequence ATGCTGGAAATACGTACTCAAACCCCTGAAGATGCCAACATGGTGGCCACCCTGACTGAAGCTACCAAAAGCCCCATTCTGGGAGTGCTGTTTAAGAAACTGGAAGAAGAAGACCTGACCACTTTTAACGAAGTAGCCGTATGGGACGGAAAGATAGTGGGCAAGGCAGTAGCCGTAAAAGCCGAGATAGATTCAAAAGAAGCGCCTGCCCCGGTTGTTTACCTTATGCCGCTGGTAGTAATGCCGGAGTATGTAAGGCGGGGCATTGCTCTGGTACTGGTGCGCAAAATACTGGAAGAATGCAAAACTCTGGGAACAGGGGCTTTGCTGGCTCACGGCAACCCTGAGTTTTTTAAGCATCTGGACTTTCTGCCGGCTGAGCTTTTCGGTATTGGGGATACGACAGGCGAAGTCACTGACAAACTTATGGCCAAAGAAATAACCGAAGGTTATCTGGCAGAAAAAGGCGGAAACCTGAAACTGCCTTTCTAA
- the xerD gene encoding site-specific tyrosine recombinase XerD, with amino-acid sequence MRDDIQSFLNYLMVEKGFSENTSEAYENDLRQMTTFADKEAAKSGKIPGWDNFTRQTMLAYMLDLKERNYAITTVVRKMAAAKSFFNFMVAEGKLKENPTENISTPKVGKPLPDAISISQVRALLNQPVKSGSSEAKRDKAMLELLYASGMRVTELVNLNMLDVDLKEGFVRCFGKGRKERMIPIYPQAAQSVQEYLNEIRPNLVRAEAEKALFLNRRGDRLTRQGLWQILKAYAREAGLDDVVTPHTLRHSFATHMLSGGADLRSVQELLGHANISTTQIYTHLTSEHIRRSYEKAHPRAK; translated from the coding sequence ATGCGCGATGATATACAAAGTTTTCTGAATTACCTTATGGTTGAAAAAGGGTTTTCAGAGAATACATCTGAAGCTTACGAGAATGATCTTCGCCAGATGACAACCTTTGCTGACAAAGAGGCTGCCAAATCCGGCAAAATACCCGGCTGGGATAATTTTACTCGACAGACAATGCTTGCCTATATGCTGGATCTCAAAGAGCGGAATTATGCCATAACCACTGTGGTACGCAAAATGGCAGCTGCCAAAAGTTTTTTTAACTTTATGGTTGCCGAGGGTAAGCTTAAAGAAAATCCCACTGAAAATATCAGCACTCCCAAAGTGGGCAAACCTCTGCCGGATGCTATCAGCATAAGTCAGGTGCGGGCTTTACTCAACCAACCCGTCAAGTCCGGCAGTTCGGAAGCAAAACGGGATAAGGCTATGTTGGAGCTTTTATATGCTTCCGGCATGCGGGTTACCGAACTGGTAAACCTGAACATGCTGGATGTAGACCTTAAAGAGGGTTTTGTGCGCTGTTTCGGCAAGGGGCGGAAAGAACGCATGATACCCATTTATCCTCAGGCCGCCCAAAGCGTACAGGAATATTTAAATGAAATCCGCCCCAATCTGGTGCGGGCTGAAGCTGAAAAAGCTTTGTTTCTAAACAGGCGGGGAGACCGGCTAACCCGTCAGGGTTTGTGGCAGATTCTGAAAGCCTATGCCCGTGAAGCTGGTCTGGATGACGTAGTTACCCCCCATACCCTGCGTCACAGTTTTGCTACCCACATGCTTTCCGGCGGGGCAGATTTGCGTTCGGTACAGGAGCTTTTAGGCCATGCCAATATCTCTACCACCCAGATATACACTCACCTTACGTCCGAGCATATAAGGCGGAGTTATGAGAAGGCCCACCCCAGGGCAAAATAG
- the fusA gene encoding elongation factor G, whose product MTSVNPGKIRNVALLSHSGAGKTSLSEAMLYSAGILGRMGRVDEGTTASDYDPDEVKKKISINLTPIPLGWKDFKINAVDTPGYADFAGEVLAALRVCEAAIIVVAASSGVEVGTEQSWKYCEAKKMPRFIFINKMDRENVSFQRVMDSLHSHFGNRCVAIEIPIGTFKDFKGVVDLVNMKAYAGTPAAEIPVPEELKAEIDTLRDKLLESVAETDDALIEKYLGGEEISHEELVAALNSAILTGELAPVLCGSALTNTAIDLLCEDICEYLPSPLDRPCQTAEGGDIKVDAEAPLSVLVYKTSADPYVGKMTYLRVLTGTLHSNSQVWNINKNAPERVGQLFSLRGKTQETVNAIGPGDMGAVAKLTVTATGDTLGIQGHTALLSGFEMPAPSYKVAVFPKSKADVDKLGNALTRLSEEDLTLQVHRDPDTGETIAAGLGETQLEVMAERMGRKFGVVVDLAAPRVPYRETILGAASADYKHKKQSGGHGQYGHVVIKVEPGHGIEFVDAVVGGSVPRNFIPAVEKGVRESAHEGPMAGYPLVDIKVTLVDGSYHPVDSSEMAFKIAAAGALRKGLSEAQPILLEPMENMRIIVPKDYMGAVIGDLNTKRAQVQGMDNEDDESVIIAQAPLGEVQHYAIDLKSITQGRGHFKMEFAHYQQVPAHITQKLVADRQAQLEAEKT is encoded by the coding sequence ATGACAAGTGTCAATCCGGGAAAGATACGGAATGTAGCCCTACTATCACACAGCGGTGCAGGCAAGACCTCTCTATCAGAGGCCATGCTTTATAGCGCCGGGATACTGGGCAGGATGGGAAGGGTAGACGAAGGTACAACCGCCTCAGATTACGACCCAGATGAAGTAAAAAAGAAGATAAGCATCAACTTAACGCCCATACCTTTAGGTTGGAAAGATTTTAAAATAAATGCGGTGGACACTCCGGGATACGCAGATTTTGCAGGAGAGGTACTAGCTGCCTTAAGAGTTTGTGAAGCGGCCATAATAGTGGTCGCGGCATCCTCCGGGGTGGAAGTGGGTACAGAACAGTCATGGAAGTATTGCGAGGCAAAAAAAATGCCTCGCTTTATTTTTATCAACAAAATGGACCGCGAGAATGTCAGTTTCCAGCGGGTAATGGATAGTTTACACAGTCACTTTGGCAACCGTTGTGTTGCAATAGAGATTCCCATAGGCACTTTCAAGGATTTCAAAGGAGTGGTAGATCTGGTAAATATGAAGGCTTATGCCGGTACTCCGGCGGCTGAAATACCGGTACCAGAAGAGCTGAAAGCAGAGATAGATACCCTGCGGGATAAACTGCTGGAAAGCGTGGCTGAAACAGACGATGCCCTGATAGAAAAATATCTGGGTGGTGAAGAAATAAGCCATGAAGAACTGGTAGCCGCTCTCAACTCGGCTATTCTGACGGGAGAATTGGCGCCGGTACTCTGTGGTTCTGCCCTGACCAATACTGCTATTGATCTTTTATGCGAAGATATCTGCGAGTATCTGCCCAGCCCGCTTGACCGCCCCTGCCAGACGGCTGAGGGTGGGGATATAAAGGTGGATGCCGAGGCACCTCTTTCGGTGCTGGTTTACAAAACATCGGCAGACCCGTATGTGGGCAAGATGACCTATCTGAGGGTGCTCACCGGTACGTTGCATTCAAATTCGCAGGTCTGGAACATCAATAAAAATGCCCCGGAACGGGTGGGTCAACTATTTTCCCTCAGGGGTAAAACCCAGGAAACGGTAAATGCAATAGGCCCCGGTGATATGGGAGCGGTAGCCAAATTAACAGTAACAGCTACCGGAGATACTCTGGGTATTCAGGGTCATACTGCCCTGCTTAGTGGTTTTGAAATGCCTGCACCCAGTTACAAAGTGGCTGTTTTCCCCAAGAGCAAGGCTGATGTGGATAAACTGGGCAATGCCCTGACTAGACTCAGCGAAGAAGATTTGACCCTTCAGGTGCATCGTGACCCTGATACGGGTGAAACAATTGCTGCCGGTTTAGGGGAAACCCAACTGGAAGTGATGGCGGAGCGAATGGGACGCAAGTTTGGAGTGGTAGTAGATCTGGCTGCTCCCCGTGTGCCTTACCGCGAGACTATACTTGGTGCGGCCAGCGCAGATTACAAACACAAGAAACAGAGCGGTGGACATGGTCAGTACGGGCATGTAGTTATTAAGGTAGAGCCGGGGCATGGCATTGAGTTTGTGGATGCCGTGGTAGGCGGTTCTGTTCCCCGTAACTTTATTCCGGCGGTTGAAAAAGGTGTCCGCGAGTCCGCCCATGAAGGTCCCATGGCAGGTTACCCTCTGGTAGATATCAAGGTAACACTGGTGGATGGCAGTTATCACCCGGTAGATTCTTCGGAGATGGCGTTCAAGATTGCGGCTGCAGGTGCGCTTAGGAAAGGGCTTTCCGAGGCTCAGCCCATACTACTGGAGCCTATGGAAAATATGCGGATTATTGTTCCCAAGGATTATATGGGGGCGGTAATCGGTGATTTGAATACCAAACGCGCTCAAGTACAGGGTATGGATAACGAAGATGATGAGAGCGTGATTATTGCCCAGGCTCCGCTGGGTGAGGTGCAACACTACGCCATAGACCTGAAGTCTATCACCCAGGGGCGCGGGCATTTCAAGATGGAGTTTGCCCATTACCAGCAGGTTCCGGCCCATATTACCCAGAAACTGGTTGCCGACAGGCAAGCCCAACTGGAGGCGGAAAAGACTTAA
- the prmC gene encoding peptide chain release factor N(5)-glutamine methyltransferase, with protein sequence MKYREAWQKAAGLLQDNGLEEARLESEILLRHTLGISRVQLHLELERELKPEKETVYFETLQHRLEGEPSAYITGEKEFYGRTFLVDKRVLIPRPETEHLIEKALQIARHYECPYIADIGTGSGVIAITLALELKDAYVYATDISEDALEVARQNAEEYRLEKRLSFYQGDLLSSLPEMVDILAANLPYVPKAEAGLLNGEPRLALDGGKDGLDLYRRLIPILPARLRPGGTALLEIGIHQSELLAKYIKDTLPQASLEIISDYAGIPRIVALTLPI encoded by the coding sequence ATGAAATACCGGGAGGCGTGGCAAAAAGCCGCCGGTCTCCTTCAGGATAACGGGCTTGAGGAAGCCCGCCTTGAATCTGAAATACTCCTGCGGCATACTTTGGGTATCAGCCGGGTACAGCTCCATCTGGAACTTGAACGGGAACTTAAGCCCGAAAAAGAAACTGTTTATTTTGAAACACTCCAACACCGCCTTGAGGGTGAACCAAGTGCTTATATAACTGGTGAAAAAGAGTTTTACGGCCGCACTTTTCTGGTAGACAAACGGGTGCTTATACCCAGACCGGAAACCGAACACCTTATAGAAAAAGCCCTCCAGATTGCCCGGCATTACGAGTGCCCATATATTGCAGACATCGGCACAGGCAGCGGAGTTATTGCCATTACTCTGGCACTGGAACTCAAAGATGCTTACGTATATGCCACAGACATCTCTGAAGATGCACTGGAAGTAGCCCGCCAAAACGCCGAAGAATACCGCCTGGAAAAACGGCTAAGCTTTTATCAGGGAGACCTGCTCTCCAGCCTGCCCGAAATGGTAGACATACTGGCGGCAAATCTACCCTATGTACCCAAAGCCGAAGCCGGATTGCTTAATGGCGAACCTCGGCTGGCACTGGACGGAGGAAAAGACGGTCTGGATTTATACCGCCGCTTAATCCCCATTCTTCCCGCCAGACTTCGTCCCGGCGGCACTGCCCTGCTGGAAATAGGCATACACCAGTCAGAATTACTGGCAAAGTATATAAAAGACACCCTTCCCCAAGCGTCATTAGAAATAATCTCTGACTATGCAGGCATACCCAGAATAGTTGCCCTTACCCTGCCCATCTGA